From the Chitinolyticbacter meiyuanensis genome, one window contains:
- a CDS encoding [protein-PII] uridylyltransferase — protein sequence MRSVAALRDAHAEAKQALLAGCDDPRLSAPLLKRLTRLTDATLIELWQRHQFPGEVLLVAVGGYGRGELYPHSDIDLLILLPDDPSSALLEELEVLVGELWDIGLEVGHSVRTINDCLAEAEKDITVQTALIEARRLAGDIDRFDRFCHAVFRHIDPKTFFEAKLFEQQARYGRFQNATYKLEPNIKEAPGGLRDLHLVGWIAAALGLGHDWRALAALGLLTREESLKLRRAERVLRTYRIALHRIARRREDRILFDYQHRLAHDFGFTDDHFNRASEQLMAHYYRAARIVGQLVPLLVQALRSRIYSQVGTELVAINPRFNLRGDVIEIAGPEVFRHTPSAILELFVLLAQQRDIADAAPETLRALWHARAQIDDAFRADPHNKALFLQLFREPRGLTRALRRMNQYGVLGRYIPEFGHLVGRMQHDLFHVYTVDEHTLMVLRNMRRFAVPAFTHEYPLCSRLIEEFERPEALYLAALFHDIGKGRGGDHSQIGRDIATRFCACHPLHPDDAELVPWLVERHLTMSHVAQKQDVYDPEVIQQFAELCGTPRRLIALYLLTVADIRGTSPKVWNAWKAKLLEDLYHAAMRVLRGRDVDARSLLEERLDEARRLLRLYGLRPDAEAALWRELDTVYFMRHDAREIAWHTRQLYARVDSTAPIVSARLSESGEGLQVLVYTRDAVDLFARICAFFERAGYSIFDAHIHTTQHGYALDSFYIYIPDERVGSYRDLIGFVEYELANAIAQGGALPPAPKARISRQQKHFPVQPHVLVRPDERGKYHVLSIVAGDRTGLLSTISRVLAAHRIEIQSAKIMTLGERAEDNFLISGQKLGDERALRQVETDLLQALQA from the coding sequence GTGCGCTCGGTTGCCGCGCTTCGCGATGCCCACGCCGAGGCCAAGCAGGCGCTGCTGGCTGGCTGCGACGATCCTCGGTTGTCAGCCCCGCTGCTGAAGCGGTTGACCCGGTTGACCGATGCCACGCTGATCGAGCTGTGGCAACGTCACCAGTTTCCCGGCGAGGTGCTGCTGGTCGCGGTCGGCGGCTACGGTCGTGGCGAGCTTTATCCGCACTCCGACATCGACCTGCTGATCCTGCTGCCGGATGACCCCTCGTCGGCACTGCTGGAAGAGCTGGAGGTCCTGGTCGGCGAGCTGTGGGACATCGGCCTGGAAGTCGGCCATTCGGTGCGCACCATCAACGATTGCCTGGCCGAGGCAGAGAAGGACATCACGGTGCAGACGGCGCTGATCGAGGCGCGCCGCCTCGCCGGCGACATCGATCGCTTCGACCGCTTCTGCCACGCGGTATTCCGCCACATCGATCCCAAGACGTTCTTCGAAGCCAAGCTGTTCGAGCAGCAGGCCCGCTACGGTCGCTTCCAGAACGCCACCTACAAGCTCGAACCCAATATCAAGGAAGCGCCCGGCGGATTGCGCGACCTGCACCTCGTCGGCTGGATCGCCGCCGCACTCGGCCTGGGCCACGACTGGCGCGCGCTGGCCGCGCTGGGCCTGCTCACCCGCGAGGAAAGCCTCAAGCTGCGCCGCGCCGAGCGGGTGCTGCGTACCTATCGCATCGCGCTGCACCGCATCGCCCGCCGTCGCGAGGATCGCATCCTGTTCGATTACCAGCACCGGCTGGCGCACGATTTCGGCTTTACCGACGACCATTTCAACCGCGCCAGCGAACAGCTGATGGCGCATTACTATCGCGCCGCCCGTATCGTCGGCCAACTGGTGCCGCTCTTGGTGCAGGCGCTGCGCAGCCGCATCTACAGCCAGGTCGGCACCGAGCTCGTCGCGATCAACCCGCGCTTCAACCTGCGCGGCGACGTGATCGAAATCGCCGGGCCCGAGGTGTTCCGACACACGCCGTCGGCCATCCTGGAGCTGTTCGTGCTGCTGGCCCAGCAGCGCGACATCGCCGACGCCGCGCCCGAAACGCTGCGTGCGCTATGGCACGCCCGCGCCCAGATCGACGATGCCTTCCGGGCCGACCCGCACAACAAGGCACTATTCCTGCAGCTGTTCCGCGAACCACGCGGCCTGACCCGTGCACTACGCCGCATGAACCAGTACGGCGTGCTCGGTCGCTACATCCCCGAGTTCGGCCACTTGGTCGGCCGCATGCAGCACGACCTGTTTCACGTCTACACGGTGGACGAACACACGTTGATGGTGTTGCGCAACATGCGCCGCTTCGCCGTGCCGGCCTTTACCCACGAATACCCGCTGTGCTCGCGGCTGATCGAGGAATTCGAGCGCCCCGAGGCACTGTACCTCGCCGCACTGTTCCACGACATCGGCAAGGGGCGCGGTGGCGATCACAGCCAGATCGGCCGCGACATCGCCACGCGCTTCTGCGCCTGTCACCCGCTGCACCCGGACGATGCCGAGCTGGTGCCCTGGCTGGTCGAGCGCCACCTCACCATGTCGCACGTCGCGCAAAAGCAGGACGTCTACGATCCCGAGGTGATCCAGCAGTTCGCCGAACTATGCGGCACGCCGCGCCGGCTGATCGCGCTCTACCTGCTCACCGTCGCCGATATCCGTGGTACCAGCCCCAAGGTGTGGAACGCCTGGAAGGCCAAGCTGCTGGAAGATCTCTACCACGCCGCAATGCGCGTGCTGCGCGGCCGCGATGTCGACGCCCGCTCGCTGCTGGAAGAGCGGCTGGATGAAGCGCGCCGGCTGCTGCGACTCTATGGCCTGCGCCCGGATGCCGAAGCCGCCTTGTGGCGCGAGCTCGATACCGTCTACTTCATGCGGCACGATGCCCGCGAGATCGCCTGGCATACACGCCAGCTCTATGCCCGCGTCGACAGCACTGCGCCCATCGTCAGTGCACGGCTCTCCGAATCGGGCGAAGGGCTGCAGGTGCTGGTCTACACCCGCGATGCCGTCGACCTGTTCGCCCGTATCTGCGCCTTCTTCGAGCGCGCCGGCTACTCGATCTTCGATGCGCATATCCACACCACGCAGCATGGCTACGCGCTCGACAGCTTCTACATCTACATCCCGGACGAACGTGTCGGCAGCTACCGCGACCTGATCGGCTTCGTCGAATACGAACTCGCCAACGCCATCGCCCAAGGTGGCGCGCTGCCGCCGGCACCCAAGGCGCGCATCTCGCGCCAGCAGAAGCACTTCCCGGTGCAGCCGCACGTGCTGGTGCGGCCGGACGAGCGCGGCAAGTACCACGTGCTGTCCATCGTCGCCGGTGATCGCACCGGCCTCTTGTCGACCATCTCACGCGTGCTGGCCGCGCACCGCATCGAGATTCAGTCCGCCAAGATCATGACGCTGGGCGAACGCGCCGAGGACAACTTCCTGATCTCGGGCCAGAAACTCGGCGACGAGCGCGCGCTGCGCCAAGTGGAAACCGATCTGCTGCAGGCGCTGCAGGCCTGA
- a CDS encoding transglycosylase SLT domain-containing protein — translation MISLLLLRGCLTLAACLLAMPAWAAVAGKDTEHPQLDAPTELAGADYDPANPPRRLRVLIAKGPTTFFFRNGAPHGVEQAMLYQLELFLNRARPASRPPTRVLYVPVEAGELIPALMAGRGDMVAGLMPVIPGASQLVDYSLPYLEDQWCLVRHRSQPALPDLAALGDKPLTVPRASYARRLLASDAKVTLMEAADGVDSENLLLAMNGGGDTVTLASQYVFKLWQKRLPNLRMDGCPAGNVSLAWAVAPQHPGLLAELNRFIAAKGGKLASAAAAETQRFLPSDGKASLPEQAGSGLDRLAVLAPVFQVVAAANNMDWLLLAAIGQRESKLNPVVRQNGPTGIMQVNPSTARKMGVKDPHGNEGNITAAAKYLAYLRGMFARPDISPDDQLFFMLAAYNAGEGRVAQIRRQAAKEGLDPNRWGGNVEIVARRMVGQRLLDYVSSVNRFYLAYQAADRSKSSKPAPKADAASAAAE, via the coding sequence ATGATTTCATTGCTTCTTTTGCGAGGCTGCCTGACGCTTGCCGCCTGTCTGCTGGCCATGCCGGCCTGGGCTGCCGTGGCCGGCAAGGACACCGAACACCCGCAGCTTGATGCCCCCACCGAGCTGGCCGGTGCCGACTATGATCCGGCCAATCCACCGCGCCGGCTGCGCGTGCTGATTGCCAAGGGGCCGACGACCTTCTTCTTCCGCAACGGCGCGCCGCATGGGGTCGAGCAGGCCATGCTCTACCAGCTGGAGCTGTTCCTGAATCGCGCCCGTCCGGCTTCGCGCCCACCTACCCGGGTGCTCTATGTGCCGGTGGAGGCGGGTGAACTGATCCCGGCGCTGATGGCCGGCCGCGGCGACATGGTGGCCGGCCTGATGCCGGTGATCCCCGGTGCGAGTCAGCTGGTGGACTACAGCCTGCCTTACCTCGAGGATCAGTGGTGCCTGGTGCGCCATCGCAGCCAACCGGCCTTGCCCGATCTTGCTGCGCTTGGAGACAAGCCGCTGACCGTACCGCGCGCCAGCTACGCCAGGCGCCTCCTGGCGAGCGACGCCAAGGTGACGCTGATGGAGGCGGCCGACGGCGTCGACAGCGAAAACCTGCTGCTGGCCATGAATGGCGGCGGCGATACGGTGACGCTGGCAAGCCAGTATGTGTTCAAGCTATGGCAGAAGCGCCTGCCCAACCTGCGCATGGACGGCTGTCCGGCCGGCAATGTATCGCTGGCTTGGGCCGTGGCGCCGCAGCACCCGGGCTTGCTGGCCGAGCTCAATCGCTTCATCGCCGCCAAGGGCGGCAAGCTCGCAAGCGCCGCTGCCGCGGAAACGCAGCGCTTTTTGCCCAGCGACGGCAAGGCCAGCCTGCCGGAGCAGGCCGGCTCCGGGCTCGACCGCCTGGCGGTGCTCGCGCCGGTGTTCCAGGTGGTCGCGGCGGCCAACAATATGGACTGGCTGTTGCTCGCTGCCATCGGCCAGCGCGAGAGCAAGCTCAACCCGGTGGTCCGGCAGAACGGCCCCACCGGCATCATGCAGGTCAACCCCAGCACCGCGCGCAAGATGGGGGTGAAGGACCCGCACGGCAACGAGGGCAACATCACCGCGGCCGCCAAGTACCTTGCCTACCTGCGTGGCATGTTCGCCCGGCCGGATATCTCGCCGGATGATCAGCTGTTCTTCATGCTGGCCGCCTACAACGCTGGCGAGGGCCGGGTCGCCCAGATCCGCCGCCAAGCCGCGAAGGAAGGGCTGGATCCCAACCGCTGGGGCGGCAATGTCGAGATCGTCGCCCGGCGCATGGTCGGTCAGCGCCTGCTCGATTACGTCTCGTCAGTGAACCGCTTCTACCTCGCCTACCAGGCGGCAGACCGCAGCAAGAGCAGCAAGCCCGCGCCAAAGGCAGACGCGGCTAGCGCCGCTGCTGAGTAG
- a CDS encoding PAS domain S-box protein encodes MILPPPLAHSDESSTSLQPLRTWLIVLYVVLLVASALALVWVTVRDYHLTVDNLERQQLQLARSLDEHATRTFVSVEQGMQNIVESLETLGGVDQAEEYSMHILLRDKTALTPQTRGIITIDSTGTIRAHGLEYPIRRVNLADREYFSYHRTFDDLRLRIDKPLISRTDNLWLIPVTRRINRLDGSFGGVVLAGVEPEYFLSFYQSLKLAPTTRIELMRSDGMLLLNYPFEPKALGGNLREGSPLEFEAKRLRRASAYSEKDASGNARLTVFHASNGDLPLIIRVSVDLDASLAKFRSDLMTRLIAVVALMLIVTVLLYLLLRQLKRVEQIESRLHLTQFTVDEAPDVVLWADRGAALRYANRAAELHSGLAREELLHTRLIDLIPELGEVQWEALWDKLLQEKRSILNAHLRGAGGHLQPVEITLNHIEFDAEAYACCTLRDITEQQNTERELRRHRDHLQDLVLERTAEIRTVLDASPLAIMLSVKHTVRLVNPAFETLFGFEATDLIGMPTHSLYASAERYEEMYQTIWARISTGGVYRGEVELFRRDHSSFWAMVYAKALVPGDASKGVIAVIEDVTAQRIAAQALRQSERLKRTIIDTTADGFILIDAGHHIVDVNQAFCQLLGYRREDLIGQLPTQLWGDTAKQIFPEHLSGADVAPNHIGEVSISTVGGMVKPFLVNSAVIPDDDQQVEYAFAFLTNIAHLKEIEKKLLDSKEAAEAANIAKSAFLANMSHELRTPMHAILSFSEMGLSKAGKGETTSLSRYFERIHSSGNRLLVLLNDLLDMSRLEANRMTYDKVRNNLQQTVFGATQEIAPLLASRQLRLQVDESTLPLYAVFDRARLMQVVVNLLSNAIKFSPQDGLIEIEFIELTVLASGMPGVGLAIRDHGPGIPEGEEEIIFDKFIQSSRVRQGGGGTGLGLAISRQIMQDHGGEVSANNHPDGGAVFTLLLPADTRRTKH; translated from the coding sequence ATGATCCTGCCTCCGCCACTGGCTCACTCCGACGAGTCGTCCACCTCGCTGCAACCGCTGCGCACCTGGCTGATCGTGCTCTACGTGGTGCTGCTGGTCGCCTCTGCACTCGCGCTGGTGTGGGTGACGGTGCGCGACTACCACCTGACGGTGGACAACCTGGAACGGCAGCAGCTGCAGTTGGCGCGCTCGCTCGACGAGCATGCGACGCGAACCTTCGTCTCGGTCGAGCAAGGCATGCAGAACATCGTCGAGAGCCTGGAGACGCTGGGCGGCGTGGATCAGGCCGAGGAATACTCGATGCACATCCTGCTGCGCGACAAGACGGCACTGACGCCGCAGACGCGCGGCATCATCACCATCGATTCGACCGGCACCATCCGTGCCCACGGCCTGGAATACCCGATCCGCCGCGTCAACCTGGCGGATCGCGAGTACTTCAGCTACCACCGCACCTTCGACGACCTGCGGCTGCGCATCGACAAGCCGCTGATCAGCCGCACCGACAACCTGTGGCTGATCCCGGTGACCCGCCGCATCAACCGCCTCGACGGCAGCTTCGGTGGTGTGGTACTGGCAGGGGTGGAGCCGGAGTACTTTCTCAGCTTCTACCAGTCGCTGAAGCTTGCACCGACCACCCGGATCGAGCTGATGCGCAGCGACGGGATGCTGTTGCTGAACTATCCGTTCGAGCCCAAGGCGCTCGGCGGCAACCTGCGCGAAGGCTCGCCACTGGAGTTCGAGGCCAAGCGGCTGCGCCGCGCCAGTGCCTACAGCGAAAAGGATGCCAGCGGCAATGCACGACTGACGGTGTTCCACGCCAGCAATGGCGACCTGCCGCTGATCATTCGCGTGTCGGTCGACCTCGACGCCTCGCTCGCCAAATTCCGCAGCGATCTGATGACCCGGCTGATTGCCGTGGTGGCGCTGATGCTGATCGTCACCGTGCTGCTCTACCTGCTGTTGCGCCAGCTCAAGCGGGTGGAACAGATCGAATCGCGGCTGCACCTGACTCAGTTCACCGTGGATGAAGCACCGGATGTGGTGCTGTGGGCCGACCGCGGCGCTGCGCTGCGCTATGCCAACCGCGCCGCCGAGCTACATAGCGGCTTGGCACGCGAGGAGTTGCTGCACACTCGGCTGATCGACCTGATCCCGGAGCTCGGCGAAGTGCAGTGGGAAGCGCTGTGGGACAAGCTGCTGCAGGAAAAGCGCAGCATCCTCAACGCCCACCTGCGCGGCGCCGGCGGCCATCTGCAGCCGGTGGAAATCACGCTCAACCATATTGAATTCGACGCCGAGGCCTATGCCTGCTGCACGTTGCGCGACATCACCGAGCAGCAGAACACCGAGCGCGAACTGCGCCGCCACCGCGACCACCTGCAGGATCTGGTGCTGGAGCGCACAGCCGAGATCCGCACGGTGCTCGACGCCAGCCCACTGGCCATCATGCTGTCGGTCAAGCACACGGTGCGGCTGGTCAACCCGGCGTTCGAGACGCTGTTCGGCTTCGAGGCCACCGACCTGATCGGCATGCCCACGCATTCGCTGTACGCCTCGGCGGAGCGCTACGAGGAGATGTACCAGACCATCTGGGCACGCATCAGCACCGGCGGCGTCTATCGCGGCGAAGTCGAGTTGTTCCGCCGCGACCATTCCAGCTTCTGGGCCATGGTCTACGCCAAGGCGCTGGTGCCGGGCGATGCCAGCAAGGGCGTGATCGCGGTGATCGAGGACGTGACCGCCCAGCGCATCGCGGCGCAGGCGCTGCGCCAATCCGAACGCCTGAAGCGCACCATCATTGACACCACCGCCGACGGCTTCATCCTGATCGATGCCGGTCACCACATCGTCGACGTCAACCAGGCGTTCTGCCAGCTGCTCGGCTATCGCCGCGAGGACCTGATCGGCCAACTGCCGACGCAGCTGTGGGGCGATACCGCCAAGCAGATCTTCCCCGAGCACCTGTCCGGCGCCGATGTGGCGCCCAACCATATCGGCGAAGTATCGATCTCCACCGTGGGTGGCATGGTCAAGCCGTTCCTGGTGAACTCGGCGGTGATCCCGGACGACGACCAGCAGGTGGAATACGCATTCGCCTTCCTCACCAACATCGCCCACCTCAAGGAAATCGAGAAGAAGCTGCTCGATTCCAAGGAAGCCGCCGAGGCCGCCAACATCGCCAAGTCGGCTTTCCTTGCCAATATGTCGCACGAGCTGCGCACGCCGATGCACGCCATCCTGTCGTTCTCCGAGATGGGTCTCTCCAAGGCCGGCAAGGGCGAGACCACCAGCCTGTCACGCTATTTCGAGCGCATCCATTCGTCCGGCAACCGGCTGCTGGTGCTATTGAACGACCTCCTGGACATGTCGCGGCTGGAAGCCAACCGCATGACCTACGACAAGGTGCGCAACAACCTGCAGCAGACGGTGTTCGGCGCCACGCAGGAGATCGCGCCGCTGTTGGCCAGCCGGCAGCTGCGCCTGCAGGTGGACGAGAGCACGCTGCCGCTCTACGCGGTGTTCGATCGGGCGCGGCTGATGCAGGTGGTGGTCAATCTGCTGTCCAATGCCATCAAGTTCAGCCCGCAGGATGGCCTGATCGAGATCGAGTTCATCGAGCTCACCGTGCTGGCGAGCGGCATGCCTGGGGTCGGGCTGGCCATCCGCGACCATGGCCCGGGCATTCCGGAAGGCGAAGAGGAAATCATCTTCGACAAGTTCATCCAGAGCAGCCGGGTGCGCCAGGGCGGCGGCGGCACCGGGCTGGGGCTCGCCATCAGCCGCCAGATCATGCAGGACCACGGCGGCGAGGTCTCGGCGAACAATCATCCGGATGGCGGCGCCGTATTCACGCTGCTGCTGCCGGCCGACACCCGCCGCACCAAGCACTAG
- the map gene encoding type I methionyl aminopeptidase, with translation MTISIKTQEDIAKMRIAGQLASEVLDYITPYVKPGVTTAELNRLCHDYMVTVQGTIPAPLNYCPPGYTPYPASVCTSVNQVVCHGIPNDKPLKNGDVVNIDVTVIKDGYHGDTSRMFEVGEVAPHARRLARVTYDCMWIGIEQVKPGAHLGDIGAAIQKYAENAGYSVVREFCGHGIGTVFHEEPQVLHYGRHGSGPELKAGMIFTIEPMINAGRREIKGMPDGWTIVTKDRSLSAQWEHTVLVTETGYEILTQSAGTPSKPESWLL, from the coding sequence ATGACCATATCGATCAAGACCCAGGAAGACATCGCCAAGATGCGCATCGCTGGCCAGCTGGCCAGCGAAGTGCTCGACTACATCACGCCCTACGTGAAGCCGGGCGTGACCACGGCCGAGCTCAACCGCCTGTGCCATGACTACATGGTCACCGTGCAGGGCACCATCCCGGCGCCGCTCAACTATTGCCCGCCCGGTTACACGCCCTACCCGGCCTCGGTCTGTACCTCGGTCAACCAGGTGGTATGCCACGGCATCCCGAATGACAAACCGCTGAAAAACGGCGACGTGGTGAATATCGACGTCACCGTGATCAAGGACGGCTATCACGGCGACACCAGCCGCATGTTCGAGGTCGGCGAAGTGGCGCCGCACGCTCGGCGCCTCGCCCGCGTGACCTACGACTGCATGTGGATCGGTATCGAGCAGGTGAAGCCGGGCGCCCACTTGGGCGACATCGGCGCGGCCATCCAGAAATATGCCGAAAATGCCGGCTATTCGGTGGTGCGCGAATTCTGCGGCCATGGCATCGGCACCGTGTTCCACGAGGAGCCGCAGGTACTGCACTACGGCCGCCACGGCAGCGGGCCCGAGCTGAAGGCCGGCATGATTTTCACCATCGAGCCGATGATCAATGCCGGTCGCCGCGAAATCAAGGGCATGCCGGACGGCTGGACCATCGTCACCAAGGATCGGTCATTGTCCGCTCAATGGGAGCACACAGTGCTCGTCACCGAGACCGGCTACGAGATCCTGACCCAGTCGGCCGGTACGCCATCCAAGCCCGAGAGCTGGTTGCTCTAA
- the minD gene encoding septum site-determining protein MinD, with protein sequence MAKIIVVTSGKGGVGKTTTSASFASGLALRGFKTAVIDFDVGLRNLDLIMGCERRVVYDLINVIQGEATLRQALIKDKNCDNLFILPASQTRDKDALTREGVENVLKELTHDGFDYIICDSPAGIESGALMAAYFADEALIVTNPEVSSVRDSDRIIGILDAKSRKAEEGSAVKTHLLITRYSPKRVDTGEMLSLDDVQHLLRITLIGVVPESETVLQASNAGTPAIHLAGSDVSEAYKDVVARFLGEDKPLRFIEAPKAPFWKRLFGG encoded by the coding sequence GTGGCAAAAATCATCGTCGTAACGTCCGGCAAGGGCGGCGTCGGCAAGACGACCACCAGCGCCAGCTTCGCGTCGGGCCTCGCGCTGCGCGGCTTCAAGACCGCCGTGATCGACTTCGACGTCGGCTTGCGCAACCTCGACCTGATCATGGGCTGCGAGCGCCGCGTGGTGTACGACCTGATCAACGTGATCCAGGGCGAAGCCACGCTGCGCCAGGCGCTGATCAAGGACAAGAATTGCGACAACCTGTTCATCCTGCCGGCCTCACAAACCCGCGACAAGGACGCGCTTACCCGCGAGGGCGTGGAGAACGTGCTCAAGGAGCTGACGCACGACGGCTTCGACTACATCATTTGCGATAGCCCCGCCGGCATCGAATCGGGCGCGCTGATGGCCGCCTACTTCGCCGACGAGGCGCTGATCGTCACCAACCCGGAAGTGAGTTCGGTACGCGATTCGGACCGCATCATCGGCATTCTCGACGCCAAGTCCCGCAAGGCCGAGGAAGGCAGCGCGGTGAAGACTCACCTGCTGATCACCCGCTACAGCCCCAAGCGTGTCGACACCGGCGAGATGCTGTCGCTGGACGATGTGCAGCATTTGCTGCGGATCACGCTGATCGGCGTGGTGCCGGAATCGGAAACCGTGCTGCAGGCGTCCAACGCCGGCACGCCCGCCATCCATCTGGCCGGCAGCGATGTCTCGGAAGCCTACAAGGACGTGGTCGCGCGTTTCCTCGGCGAGGACAAGCCGCTGCGTTTCATCGAAGCACCCAAGGCGCCGTTCTGGAAGCGCCTGTTCGGAGGCTGA
- the minE gene encoding cell division topological specificity factor MinE, producing the protein MSILSYFFGEKKASASVARERLQIILAHERAGRNTPDYLPALQKELVEVISKYVAISADDIKVQLDKKDDFEVLEVNIVLPEAAKR; encoded by the coding sequence ATGTCCATACTCAGTTATTTCTTTGGCGAGAAGAAAGCCAGCGCCTCGGTCGCCCGCGAGCGGCTGCAGATCATCCTGGCGCACGAGCGTGCCGGCCGCAACACGCCGGACTACCTGCCAGCCTTGCAAAAGGAGCTGGTCGAGGTCATCTCCAAGTACGTTGCCATCAGCGCCGACGATATCAAGGTCCAGCTCGACAAGAAGGACGATTTCGAGGTGCTGGAAGTGAATATCGTGTTGCCCGAGGCGGCAAAGCGTTAA
- the abc-f gene encoding ribosomal protection-like ABC-F family protein, with the protein MPLLLVENASLAFGHWPLLDHANLTVEPGERVGLIGRNGQGKSSLLKAVAGTIRLDDGAIRVAQDVRVAFVAQEPQFPEGATVFDAVAEGLGDLHQLLKDYHHVTQSQDGSEAALARLTELQHALEARDGWKFDALIATTLSHLGLPADERVDALSGGWKKRVALARALVAEPQLLLLDEPTNHLDVSAIEWLEGLLNNYAGSVLFVTHDRRFLDNVANRIVELDRGRLSSFPGNFSTYELRKADMLAAEEVVNRKFDKVLAQEEVWIRKGIEARRTRNEGRVRRLEQLRRDRAARRERVGNVGFQLDAGEKSGKLIAEFEHVAKSFRDESGREKVIVRDFSTRLIRGDRIGLIGPNGVGKTTLLKLILGEIEPDSGRIKRGTNLQVAYFDQFRTQLDEEAAIVDVIGQGKDYVEIGGARKHVMGYLEEFLFAPERARSPVKSLSGGERNRLLLAMLFTKPANVLVLDEPTNDLDIETLDLLEQLLTDYPGTVFLVSHDRAFLDNVVTQTVAFEGEGRLAENVGGYSDWQAARARQAALQAPAKKTEPATEKGPERAKPRSQKLSYNEQRELERLPGEIEALEAEQTDLQQGLLDPNLYRDAPLKAREMQARIEEIELSLLEKLERWEALESRR; encoded by the coding sequence ATGCCCTTGCTGCTCGTCGAAAACGCCTCGCTCGCCTTCGGTCACTGGCCGTTGCTCGATCACGCCAACCTGACGGTGGAGCCCGGCGAGCGGGTTGGACTGATCGGCCGCAACGGCCAGGGCAAGTCGTCGCTGCTGAAGGCGGTGGCCGGCACCATCCGGCTGGACGACGGCGCCATCCGGGTGGCGCAGGATGTCCGCGTCGCCTTCGTCGCGCAGGAGCCGCAGTTCCCCGAAGGGGCCACCGTGTTCGATGCGGTGGCCGAAGGCCTGGGCGACCTGCACCAATTGCTCAAGGACTACCACCACGTCACGCAATCGCAGGATGGCAGCGAAGCCGCGCTGGCGCGACTGACCGAACTGCAGCACGCACTGGAAGCACGCGATGGCTGGAAGTTCGATGCACTGATCGCCACCACCCTCTCCCACCTGGGCCTACCGGCCGACGAGCGCGTCGATGCCCTGTCCGGCGGCTGGAAGAAACGTGTGGCGCTGGCACGCGCGCTGGTGGCCGAGCCACAGCTGCTGCTGCTCGACGAACCGACCAACCATCTCGACGTCAGCGCCATCGAATGGCTGGAAGGCCTGCTGAACAACTACGCCGGCAGCGTACTGTTCGTCACCCACGACCGGCGCTTCCTCGACAATGTCGCCAACCGCATCGTCGAGCTCGATCGCGGCCGCCTCTCCAGCTTTCCAGGCAACTTCAGCACCTACGAGCTGCGCAAGGCCGACATGCTGGCTGCCGAGGAAGTGGTGAACCGCAAGTTCGACAAGGTGCTGGCGCAAGAAGAGGTGTGGATCCGCAAGGGCATCGAGGCGCGCCGCACCCGGAACGAAGGGCGTGTGCGCCGACTGGAGCAATTGCGCCGCGATCGCGCGGCACGGCGGGAGCGGGTCGGCAACGTCGGCTTCCAGCTCGATGCCGGCGAGAAAAGCGGCAAACTGATCGCCGAGTTCGAGCACGTCGCCAAATCGTTCCGCGACGAGAGCGGCCGCGAGAAGGTGATCGTGCGCGACTTCAGCACCCGGCTGATCCGTGGCGATCGCATCGGCCTGATCGGCCCGAATGGTGTCGGCAAGACCACGCTGCTCAAGCTGATCCTCGGCGAGATCGAGCCCGACAGCGGCCGCATCAAGCGCGGCACCAACTTGCAGGTGGCGTATTTCGACCAGTTCCGTACCCAGCTCGACGAGGAAGCCGCCATCGTCGACGTGATCGGCCAGGGCAAGGATTATGTCGAGATCGGCGGCGCCAGGAAGCACGTGATGGGCTACCTGGAAGAGTTCCTGTTCGCGCCGGAGCGCGCACGCAGCCCGGTGAAATCGCTGTCCGGCGGCGAGCGCAACCGGTTGCTGCTGGCCATGCTGTTCACCAAGCCCGCCAACGTGCTGGTCCTGGACGAGCCGACCAACGATCTGGATATTGAAACGCTGGACTTGCTGGAGCAACTGCTCACCGACTACCCGGGCACCGTGTTCCTGGTCAGCCATGACCGGGCCTTCCTCGACAACGTAGTGACGCAGACCGTCGCCTTCGAGGGGGAGGGTCGCCTCGCCGAGAACGTTGGCGGCTACAGCGACTGGCAGGCAGCGCGTGCGCGCCAGGCCGCACTGCAGGCACCGGCCAAGAAAACCGAACCGGCCACCGAGAAAGGCCCCGAACGCGCCAAGCCGCGCTCGCAGAAGCTGAGTTACAACGAGCAGCGCGAGCTGGAACGGCTGCCTGGCGAGATCGAGGCGCTGGAAGCGGAACAGACGGATTTGCAACAGGGCCTGCTCGATCCCAACCTCTATCGCGATGCGCCGCTCAAGGCGCGCGAAATGCAGGCTAGAATCGAGGAAATCGAGCTCAGCCTGCTCGAAAAACTCGAACGTTGGGAAGCACTGGAAAGCCGGCGCTAG